Proteins encoded within one genomic window of Cucumis sativus cultivar 9930 chromosome 3, Cucumber_9930_V3, whole genome shotgun sequence:
- the LOC101210750 gene encoding probable protein phosphatase 2C 38 — MVKPCWKPHDDGDSNGRVDGLLWSKDLGHHVYGQFSMAVIQANNVVEDQSQLESGALSMTNPGPLGTFVGVYDGHGGTEASRFVNDNLFSNLKRYASLHQDISENVIRKAFAATEEGFLSLVQKQWLNEPKIASAGSCCLVGIICNGQLYIANAGDSRVVLGRTERATREVIAIQLSTEHNASIESVRDELRMVHPEDPQIVILKHNVWRVKGLIQVSRSIGDAYLKKAKFNRPPLPPKFQLPEPFYKPILSAEPSILVHKLRPDDQYLIFASDGLWEHLSNQKAVDIVNSYPRNGIARRLVKAALREAAKKREMRYSDLKKIDRGVRRHFHDDISVVVVFLDPHLINGRPSPCSLSIKGGEGLPSSANS; from the exons atggttaaaccCTGCTGGAAGCCTCATGATGATGGCGATTCAAACGGACGAGTTGATGGATTGTTGTGGTCTAAGGATCTGGGGCACCATGTTTATGGACAATTCTCCATGGCAGTAATCCAAGCTAATAATGTGGTGGAAGATCAAAGCCAGCTTGAATCTGGGGCATTGAGTATGACCAATCCAGGTCCGCTGGGAACCTTTGTCGGAGTCTATGACGGCCATGGCGGAACTGAAGCTTCACGGTTTGTCAACGACAATCTCTTCAGCAATCTCAAAA GATATGCATCTTTACACCAAGACATATCAGAAAATGTTATCAGGAAGGCTTTTGCAGCAACAGAAGAAGGGTTTCTCTCTCTTGTCCAGAAACAGTGGCTTAATGAACCAAAGATTGCATCTGCTGGATCATGTTGTCTGGTAGGGATCATCTGCAATGGACAACTATATATTGCAAATGCAGGCGATTCACGAGTAGTGCTTGGGAGAACTGAGAGAGCCACTAGAGAAGTGATTGCCATTCAATTGTCCACAGAACACAACGCAAGCATAGAGTCTGTGAGAGATGAACTTCGGATGGTTCATCCAGAAGATCCCCAGATTGTGATCCTAAAACACAATGTTTGGCGTGTTAAAGGTCTCATACAG GTTTCAAGATCCATTGGTGAtgcatatttgaaaaaagcaAAGTTCAACAGACCACCTCTCCCCCCTAAATTTCAACTGCCCGAGCCATTTTACAAACCGATTCTCAGTGCAGAACCGTCAATATTAGTACACAAACTCCGCCCAGATGATCAATATCTCATATTTGCTTCTGATGGTCTGTGGGAGCACCTTAGCAACCAGAAGGCTGTTGACATCGTCAACAGCTATCCCCGAAAT GGAATAGCAAGGAGACTTGTCAAGGCTGCACTTCGAGAAGCAgctaaaaaaagagagatgagaTATTCAGACCTGAAAAAGATAGATAGAGGTGTGAGAAGGCATTTCCACGATGACATTTCTGTTGTAGTTGTGTTCTTAGATCCTCATTTGATCAATGGTAGGCCCTCCCCTTGCTCCTTGTCAATCAAAGGAGGAGAAGGTCTCCCCTCCTCAGCGAACTCCTAG